ATGACCCTGGAGACCTTGGTGTGGGAGATCTTTACGAGCCTTCCTCCATCGATCTTCCTGAGTCCGGAGTCCTTCATGGTGACGGAGATCTTCTTGCTCTCGTCAACTGCCAGGACCTTGATCAGTACGACGTTTCCAATCGTCAGGAACCTGGATGTGTCTCCGAATTCGACCTTCCAGGGTACCTCGCTCACATGTAGGGGCGCAGGATAGGGCGCTCCTATGTCAATCAGCCAATTTGAGGGTCCGATGTCCACGATTACTCCGAAGACGGTATCTCCCGATGTTGGCATGTATCCTCCCCTGAGGGGGATGACTCCGACCGTGTTCTGGAAGACATTCCTTACTCCCATCACACTGGCGCGGACCTTGCCGTCCAGCACGTATGCGTTCTCTCCGGGCCTCATCCCCGTTCCGTCGAGGATGTCGCCGGGCACAACGATCTCGCGTGTCTGTCTGGCGTTTCTTTTTTCCATTTTATCACTCTCGCGAATGTCAATTTATCAGTTTCACGGATGCCGAGCCCTTTGTCTTGTGCTTCAGCTTGTCCGTGAGGTCGTTGATGAGGCCGGCAGGGATCTCCATCACACCGATCCAGGAACCATCGGCGGTCCACTCCTCCTTCTCGACTATCCCGTATGAGATAAGGTCGTCGAAGCAGCGTCCGTAGTCGGCTCCGTTCAGTTTTATGGCGATGTGGGATTTCTCGAACCTTATCGGAAGCAGGGGCCTGAGCAGTTTCATGGCCTCGTCGATCTCCTTGTCCAAGGGTTTGAACGGGTCGACGTGGAATTTCGCCTCCTCAAGCGCCAGCTGAATCCTCATTGGCGGATGGGGGGTGTGCGTCTGCGGATTGATCGCGTTTGCGGCAATGTATGTGATGATCTGCTGTTTCTTCGACTCGAGCATCTCCTTGCGCTGCTCGGCCGTGATTTGAATCTCGCCCTTTTCGACGATCTTCCTAGCGATCTCCGCTATGTCCTCTGTTCCGAATGCCTCTTTCAGTTTGTCCTCTGCCTGCTTGGTCCCCTTGCTTGCGTTCTTGAAGACCTCCTCTACCGCCATGTATTCGACGATATCGAATGTCTTCCCCTGCTTGATCAGGTCGAACACCTTCGGATCCAGAAGGATCTCGAATGTCTCTCCGTGAGTCTCCAGTTTCGCTGTTATCGCGTCGTCAAGGCTGACCATGTCTTCGCCTCAGGCTTTGGGTTTCTTCGTCTCTTTGAGGAAGGACTCGATCTCAGCCTCGCTCAGTCTCCTGAACTTCTTGCCGACGTCAGCCACTCCGATCTCGACGGTCTCTGCGTTGGGCTTCTCTTCGATAGCTGCTTCGAGAGCCTTGAGTCCGAGCTTGATGG
This Thermoplasmata archaeon DNA region includes the following protein-coding sequences:
- a CDS encoding S1 RNA-binding domain-containing protein, which translates into the protein MEKRNARQTREIVVPGDILDGTGMRPGENAYVLDGKVRASVMGVRNVFQNTVGVIPLRGGYMPTSGDTVFGVIVDIGPSNWLIDIGAPYPAPLHVSEVPWKVEFGDTSRFLTIGNVVLIKVLAVDESKKISVTMKDSGLRKIDGGRLVKISHTKVSRVIGKSGSMISMLKNMTDCRITVGQNGWIWVDGDDEAADVAVEAIKMIEEYAQSSNLTDRVKEFIEKRIPQDEDEDYDEGDE
- a CDS encoding ribosome assembly factor SBDS, whose amino-acid sequence is MVSLDDAITAKLETHGETFEILLDPKVFDLIKQGKTFDIVEYMAVEEVFKNASKGTKQAEDKLKEAFGTEDIAEIARKIVEKGEIQITAEQRKEMLESKKQQIITYIAANAINPQTHTPHPPMRIQLALEEAKFHVDPFKPLDKEIDEAMKLLRPLLPIRFEKSHIAIKLNGADYGRCFDDLISYGIVEKEEWTADGSWIGVMEIPAGLINDLTDKLKHKTKGSASVKLIN